One segment of Prosthecobacter debontii DNA contains the following:
- the hisD gene encoding histidinol dehydrogenase → MKIIRHTDPTWQQTAAALNRRAEASDAVQEVVSGVIKQVRARGDAALIELTEKFDRAKLTPETLAVSQDELAAAWNTADAELQEALIASHRNVFTFAQKSLRQNWSSTNEQGAEVGEVYHPFERVGCYVPGGSAPLVSTSIMTVTLAAAAGVPEIVVCTPCGPDGSVNPGLLAALKLAGATEVYKVGGAQAIAAMAYGTETIRPVAKIFGPGNSFVVEAKRQAFGVVSIDLLPGPSEVLILADKSGNPAYIAADILAQAEHGKDSQAGFITDDADLLNAVVAEVNRQCATLSRQAQLGPVLEKGVFLLLAPSLEEGARLVNVYAPEHLTLITERESDILPMIRTAGAIFLGNDSPVAVGDFLAGPSHTLPTGGAGKSFPGLTVDMFQRRTSMIRLNKESVTKSEPIVRAFAKVEGLDAHGESVAIRARG, encoded by the coding sequence ATGAAGATCATCCGCCATACCGACCCAACTTGGCAGCAAACGGCTGCCGCTTTGAACCGCCGTGCTGAGGCCAGCGACGCCGTGCAGGAGGTCGTGTCAGGGGTGATTAAGCAGGTGCGCGCTAGAGGCGATGCCGCCCTGATCGAGCTGACGGAGAAATTTGATCGCGCCAAGCTGACGCCTGAGACACTGGCTGTCTCCCAGGATGAACTGGCGGCTGCCTGGAATACGGCAGATGCCGAACTCCAAGAGGCCCTGATTGCCTCGCATCGAAACGTCTTTACCTTTGCCCAGAAGAGCCTGCGCCAAAATTGGTCCAGCACCAATGAGCAGGGAGCCGAAGTCGGCGAGGTGTATCACCCCTTTGAGCGGGTGGGCTGTTACGTCCCTGGCGGCTCGGCCCCGCTGGTGTCCACCTCCATCATGACAGTGACTCTCGCTGCTGCGGCAGGGGTGCCGGAGATCGTCGTCTGCACGCCATGCGGTCCCGATGGCAGTGTGAATCCCGGTTTGCTGGCAGCGCTGAAGTTGGCGGGTGCCACGGAGGTTTATAAAGTCGGGGGTGCACAAGCCATCGCTGCCATGGCTTATGGCACGGAGACCATCCGCCCCGTGGCGAAGATCTTTGGCCCCGGCAATAGCTTCGTGGTGGAGGCCAAGAGACAAGCCTTTGGCGTGGTTTCCATCGATCTCCTGCCTGGCCCCAGCGAGGTGCTGATCCTGGCTGATAAGAGTGGCAATCCGGCTTACATCGCTGCGGATATCTTAGCTCAGGCCGAACACGGCAAGGACAGCCAAGCCGGGTTCATCACCGATGATGCGGATCTGCTGAATGCTGTGGTGGCTGAAGTGAACCGCCAGTGCGCAACCCTCAGCCGTCAGGCCCAGCTCGGCCCCGTGCTGGAAAAAGGCGTGTTCCTGCTGCTCGCTCCAAGTCTGGAGGAAGGTGCCCGTCTGGTGAATGTCTACGCGCCCGAGCACCTGACGCTGATCACCGAACGTGAAAGCGATATCCTGCCGATGATCCGCACCGCAGGTGCCATCTTCCTGGGCAATGACTCCCCCGTGGCGGTGGGCGATTTCCTTGCGGGTCCGAGTCATACCCTGCCTACCGGTGGAGCTGGGAAATCCTTCCCCGGTTTGACCGTGGACATGTTCCAGCGCCGCACCAGCATGATTCGCCTGAACAAGGAAAGCGTCACCAAGTCCGAGCCAATCGTCCGTGCATTTGCCAAGGTCGAAGGTCTGGATGCCCACGGTGAATCGGTGGCGATTCGGGCACGAGGGTGA
- the purM gene encoding phosphoribosylformylglycinamidine cyclo-ligase has product MSKHTYKQAGVDIHEAASFVDDIGALVKATQKKRKLANAFGLFAAGYDLSKYKEPMIFTGCDGVGTKLELLLKYDLLENAGKDLVAMNVNDVLTCGADPIMFLDYVGVNQIKKKQLARIIAGMSEYLQACNCILAGGETAEMPGAVLEGMVELSGFAIGAAEKKDVLNPAEIKEGDVLIGWPSAGFHANGFSLVRRILEKERIKLSKKEAAQLLTPTLLYHEQCWGLKKAKIKPAAMAHITGGGLVENLGRIFTKRGFGCHLKVPYWKNDVVQKVLRHADPADCWDTFNMGIGWVAIVDAKHVKKALKVGTGGVVLGEMDRSGAVTCELVK; this is encoded by the coding sequence ATGTCCAAGCACACTTACAAACAAGCCGGCGTCGATATCCATGAAGCAGCATCCTTTGTGGATGATATCGGAGCGCTGGTGAAGGCCACGCAAAAGAAGCGTAAGCTGGCCAATGCCTTCGGTCTTTTTGCCGCCGGTTATGATCTGAGCAAATACAAGGAGCCTATGATCTTCACTGGTTGTGATGGCGTGGGCACCAAACTGGAACTGCTGCTGAAATACGATCTCCTGGAAAATGCGGGTAAAGATCTGGTGGCCATGAACGTGAACGACGTGCTCACATGCGGGGCAGATCCCATCATGTTCCTCGATTATGTGGGCGTGAATCAGATCAAGAAGAAGCAACTCGCCCGAATCATCGCTGGTATGTCGGAGTATCTCCAGGCCTGCAACTGTATCCTGGCCGGCGGTGAAACCGCTGAAATGCCCGGCGCTGTGCTCGAGGGCATGGTGGAGCTGTCCGGTTTCGCCATCGGGGCTGCTGAGAAGAAGGACGTGCTGAACCCTGCTGAGATCAAGGAAGGCGATGTACTCATTGGCTGGCCGAGCGCCGGATTCCACGCTAACGGCTTCAGCCTCGTGCGCCGCATTCTGGAAAAGGAAAGGATCAAGCTTAGCAAGAAGGAAGCCGCCCAACTCCTCACCCCGACCCTGCTGTATCATGAGCAGTGCTGGGGCCTGAAGAAGGCGAAGATCAAGCCTGCGGCCATGGCCCACATCACGGGCGGTGGTTTGGTGGAAAACCTGGGCCGCATCTTCACCAAGCGCGGCTTCGGTTGCCATCTGAAGGTGCCTTATTGGAAGAACGACGTGGTGCAGAAAGTGCTGCGCCACGCGGACCCTGCGGATTGCTGGGATACCTTTAACATGGGCATCGGCTGGGTGGCTATCGTGGACGCCAAGCACGTAAAGAAAGCGCTGAAAGTCGGCACCGGGGGAGTGGTCCTAGGTGAGATGGATAGGAGCGGTGCAGTCACCTGCGAACTGGTGAAGTAA
- a CDS encoding S8 family serine peptidase, translating into MKTILQRLLVVAALSAFGIATWLWLNGERTVSPPIDPLREKAAVATVATVQGKEQRMEDSLFSRPGRAPSRLSAAGLAQAQVSGREIKISGSDPEQPNLGRKDRYAGKEVLEEKETVQQVQGLTQVERVRLVRDPSFKYPLVRVVDELVRSPQGDRLVRQVAMVGDHVLVKPQQADMSEAALLEQLQAQGATLRKKMPASGNWLVAFSPATLDTVPDMVARISAMKSFVRYAEPDYIMSANAVPNDSSFNLLWGMNNTGESGGVVDADIDAPEAWNLATGSASVKVAVIDSGIDQTHPDLVPNLWTNPDEIAGNGVDDDGNGYVDDVHGWDFVNSDANPTDDNGHGTHCAGTIGAVGNNGSGVAGVCWNVSLIGLKFLDASGSGSLTDAVEAIAYATQLGVTLTSNSWSGGDYAQAMKDVIDEAGEAGVLFVTVAGNSSNNVESFPEYPGSYTSGNLIAVAATTYQETLADFSNYGAVSTDLAAPGQDIYSTVPGGGYGYNSGTSMACPHVAGACALVKSFKPSLTHLQVKDIILKSVDSIPVLAGKNVTGGRLNVFNALLASDDMLVTPGSALVATGPLGGPFTPTSQTYTITNYTQQNAVWTASLDQPWATLSATSGTLSAGESIKVTVSLNEQTEQLTAGNQTATLTFTHTGTGRSQTRPVTVVVNPDTIYTEPLDADPGWTRTGQWQFGVPQGLGGTSFGYPDPKRGATGSHVFGINLAGDYSTSTGAAQYLTTGPINLSRYQNTRLKFQRWLNSDYQTWVYATLEVSTNGSTWTPLWNNGTDAYNDGAWTPVEYDLSAYADGQAQVYLRWGHQVASFGAYPYSGWNIDDVQIQGVPNVKLALTLPESVTEGGAAGQGTITVTPAPSTNLSVTLTSSRPGEEVSVPATVSVLSGQTQAIFAVTPLQDNFKDGSQKVTLTATAVDYPTGSASLLVHDDEQDQLFLLLPASLPEGSGTVTNQATISINDPAPTDLTVYLSSNDLTEVQVPASVTIPQGEVGVFFPLSIQDDPSIDGPQTVTVTASVVNWPSRQSTMIVTDNEASVITLTLPAKRLESAGLLPNQGQVSVPGLVPAPLTISLTSNRPQDLIVPASVTIPAGSSDATFALHPQDDAVVDGDPTVEITASSPNFTSARATIIIADDEVPALPSDPFPSAGQISVSPSSPLVWSYDHHSGAAPTSYRVYFRTGDGPEDLLGTTVEPYWALTLPKLQPSTTYHWRVVALAGAGSRNGPSWTFTTVTPGPLHHYAWDPLPEVVAVGVPFPVRVTAVDAYEIPVTGYRRQAQLTAQIQQPESTTGTGSYPWIYPLSTSYHDVRIQSIYRPEEAGPAGQLTALALNLGTVPGQTLTNFTIRMRHTTKTDYLSGGFTWESDWTTVYSADQTLSATGWVWFTFTTPFDYDGTQNLMVDFSFNNTSYSTDGTTRTTIISDYRTLAYRTDSNYGDPLSWSGSSPTAEAYNGLPNLRLQRASQPLALTPTTTTPFNQGSWSGQVTLQAAGVDAQLVVTDTVDSAVTSSSSAIDAIAVEAFTLATEPTFTGGTSNQISGAALSAGHLYEIQRATQPNFNDAVSSGPLNTPEHLFTGLSDGKLYYYRGRGVKEGASGQWSVVERSTQDATAPLFNFERASDGITLLSSLDLIGSTTDATSGVASLEINGTPFTPGAFTTPLTLTDGLNNVTLTATDNATPPNTRSITWTVTRIPDLDLDADANGLSGLLEYAFHANSSSASALPTLSTALHPETHRAHLILRYRRLITPPSNLVYDIETSSGLEDWVLADSTTAEVLSTTPTGDGFTELVTVRINPSLEGQIRRFARLNVRTLTP; encoded by the coding sequence ATGAAAACGATCCTCCAACGTCTTTTGGTGGTGGCTGCTCTATCGGCTTTTGGCATCGCGACTTGGTTGTGGCTGAACGGTGAGAGAACAGTTAGCCCTCCTATTGATCCCCTGAGAGAGAAAGCCGCAGTTGCCACCGTCGCGACGGTCCAAGGTAAAGAACAACGGATGGAGGACTCGCTGTTTTCTCGTCCAGGGCGGGCCCCGAGTCGTCTCTCAGCGGCGGGTTTAGCCCAAGCTCAGGTGAGTGGCCGGGAGATCAAGATCTCGGGCTCTGACCCCGAGCAGCCAAATCTCGGGAGAAAAGATCGCTATGCGGGCAAGGAAGTGCTGGAGGAGAAAGAAACCGTCCAGCAGGTGCAGGGCCTGACCCAGGTGGAGCGGGTGCGGCTGGTGCGTGATCCATCCTTCAAATACCCCCTTGTCCGGGTGGTGGATGAGCTGGTGCGGAGCCCACAGGGAGATCGCCTCGTGCGTCAGGTGGCCATGGTGGGGGATCATGTGCTGGTGAAACCGCAGCAAGCTGACATGAGTGAGGCGGCCTTACTGGAGCAACTCCAGGCACAGGGCGCAACCCTGCGGAAAAAAATGCCTGCCTCGGGTAACTGGCTCGTGGCTTTTTCCCCTGCGACGCTGGATACGGTGCCTGACATGGTGGCACGCATCAGCGCCATGAAGTCTTTCGTTCGCTATGCCGAGCCGGACTACATCATGAGCGCCAATGCGGTGCCTAACGACAGCTCTTTCAATCTGCTCTGGGGCATGAACAACACAGGCGAGTCAGGCGGCGTGGTGGATGCGGATATCGATGCTCCTGAAGCCTGGAATCTGGCCACGGGCAGTGCCTCGGTGAAAGTGGCGGTGATCGATTCCGGCATTGATCAAACTCACCCTGATCTGGTGCCAAATCTCTGGACCAATCCGGATGAAATCGCCGGTAACGGCGTGGACGATGATGGCAACGGCTACGTGGATGACGTGCACGGCTGGGATTTCGTCAATAGCGATGCCAATCCCACCGATGACAATGGACATGGCACCCACTGTGCAGGCACCATCGGCGCAGTGGGAAACAATGGCAGCGGCGTGGCGGGCGTATGCTGGAATGTCTCACTCATCGGTTTGAAGTTCCTGGATGCTTCTGGCAGTGGCTCACTCACTGATGCTGTGGAGGCCATTGCTTATGCCACCCAACTCGGGGTGACCCTGACCTCCAACTCCTGGAGCGGCGGAGATTATGCTCAGGCCATGAAGGACGTCATTGATGAGGCCGGTGAAGCGGGTGTGCTGTTTGTGACCGTGGCGGGGAATAGCAGCAACAATGTGGAGTCCTTCCCTGAATATCCAGGCAGCTACACGAGCGGAAACTTAATCGCCGTCGCTGCCACGACTTATCAGGAGACGCTGGCGGATTTTTCCAACTATGGCGCGGTTTCGACGGATCTGGCGGCTCCCGGACAGGACATCTACAGCACCGTGCCGGGCGGAGGTTATGGCTACAACAGCGGCACCTCCATGGCCTGCCCGCATGTCGCGGGAGCTTGTGCCTTGGTGAAGTCTTTCAAACCAAGTCTCACGCATCTTCAGGTCAAAGACATCATCTTGAAATCCGTGGACAGTATCCCGGTTCTGGCTGGCAAGAACGTCACGGGGGGGCGGCTGAATGTGTTCAATGCGCTCCTGGCCAGCGATGACATGCTGGTGACGCCTGGCAGTGCATTGGTGGCCACAGGCCCGCTCGGCGGACCATTCACTCCAACGAGTCAAACCTACACGATCACCAATTACACCCAGCAGAACGCCGTGTGGACCGCCAGTCTGGATCAGCCCTGGGCCACGCTTTCAGCGACCAGTGGGACCCTCTCGGCGGGAGAAAGCATCAAGGTCACTGTGAGCCTGAATGAGCAGACGGAGCAACTCACCGCAGGCAATCAAACGGCGACACTCACCTTTACCCATACCGGCACAGGCCGCAGCCAAACCCGCCCCGTGACGGTGGTGGTGAATCCTGACACCATCTACACGGAGCCTCTGGATGCCGATCCAGGCTGGACGCGCACGGGGCAATGGCAGTTCGGCGTGCCACAGGGATTGGGGGGCACCAGCTTTGGTTATCCTGACCCGAAACGTGGCGCCACGGGCAGCCACGTCTTTGGCATCAATTTGGCTGGGGATTACTCCACCAGCACCGGTGCCGCTCAGTATCTGACGACGGGGCCGATCAATCTTTCCCGTTATCAAAATACGCGGCTCAAGTTTCAACGTTGGTTAAACTCTGACTACCAGACCTGGGTGTATGCTACGCTGGAAGTCTCCACCAACGGCAGCACCTGGACACCTCTATGGAACAACGGCACGGATGCCTACAACGATGGGGCCTGGACGCCGGTCGAATACGATCTCTCCGCCTATGCCGATGGCCAAGCTCAAGTGTATCTGCGCTGGGGGCATCAGGTGGCCAGCTTCGGGGCGTATCCTTACTCCGGGTGGAACATTGATGATGTGCAGATTCAGGGTGTGCCGAATGTGAAGCTGGCGCTCACTCTGCCTGAGTCCGTGACGGAAGGTGGTGCCGCAGGCCAGGGCACCATCACCGTCACACCCGCCCCCTCCACCAATCTGTCGGTCACCCTCACCTCCAGTCGCCCCGGTGAAGAAGTCAGCGTGCCAGCGACTGTCTCCGTCCTCTCTGGTCAGACCCAAGCCATCTTTGCTGTCACGCCTCTCCAGGATAACTTCAAGGATGGAAGTCAGAAGGTCACTCTCACCGCCACAGCAGTCGATTACCCCACAGGTAGCGCGAGCCTCCTGGTGCATGATGACGAGCAGGATCAGCTTTTCCTCCTGCTGCCTGCCAGCCTGCCGGAGGGCAGTGGGACAGTCACCAATCAGGCGACGATCAGCATCAATGATCCCGCTCCAACAGACCTAACCGTTTACCTGAGCTCCAATGACCTGACGGAAGTGCAAGTGCCCGCCAGCGTCACGATTCCTCAAGGCGAAGTTGGGGTATTTTTCCCTCTCAGCATTCAGGATGATCCCAGCATTGATGGGCCGCAAACCGTGACCGTCACAGCGTCCGTCGTCAATTGGCCGAGCAGGCAGAGTACGATGATCGTGACAGATAATGAAGCCTCCGTCATCACCCTCACCCTTCCCGCCAAGCGCCTGGAGAGTGCCGGATTACTGCCTAACCAAGGTCAAGTCAGCGTCCCCGGTCTCGTTCCCGCCCCCCTAACGATCAGTCTGACAAGCAATCGGCCCCAAGACCTCATCGTGCCTGCCAGTGTGACCATTCCTGCGGGCAGCTCCGACGCTACCTTTGCCCTGCATCCTCAGGACGATGCGGTGGTCGATGGAGATCCAACGGTGGAAATCACAGCCAGCAGTCCCAACTTCACATCTGCCAGGGCAACGATAATCATTGCCGATGATGAAGTGCCGGCCCTGCCGAGCGATCCCTTCCCCTCGGCAGGCCAAATCAGTGTCTCCCCCTCCAGCCCGCTGGTTTGGAGCTATGATCACCACAGCGGCGCTGCGCCCACCAGCTACCGAGTCTATTTCCGGACCGGAGATGGCCCGGAAGATTTGCTCGGCACCACCGTGGAGCCGTATTGGGCGCTGACCCTGCCCAAGCTCCAGCCCAGCACCACTTATCACTGGCGGGTCGTGGCCCTGGCAGGTGCGGGCAGCCGCAATGGCCCTTCCTGGACCTTCACGACCGTGACTCCAGGTCCGCTGCATCACTATGCCTGGGATCCACTGCCTGAAGTAGTGGCGGTAGGGGTGCCTTTTCCAGTGCGGGTGACCGCCGTGGATGCCTATGAGATCCCTGTGACAGGCTATCGACGACAGGCGCAATTGACCGCGCAAATCCAGCAACCTGAATCCACCACCGGCACCGGCAGCTATCCATGGATTTACCCCCTCTCCACCAGCTATCACGATGTGCGCATTCAGAGCATCTACCGCCCAGAGGAAGCCGGTCCTGCAGGCCAGCTCACCGCCTTGGCCCTAAACCTCGGCACCGTGCCGGGACAAACCCTCACCAACTTCACCATCCGCATGCGTCATACCACGAAGACGGATTACCTCAGCGGAGGGTTCACCTGGGAGTCGGATTGGACCACGGTTTACAGTGCGGATCAAACGCTCTCCGCCACCGGCTGGGTGTGGTTCACCTTCACCACGCCGTTCGATTACGATGGCACGCAGAACCTGATGGTGGACTTCAGCTTTAACAACACCAGCTACAGCACGGACGGCACCACCCGCACCACCATCATCAGTGACTACCGCACCCTGGCTTACCGCACCGACAGCAACTATGGAGATCCTTTGTCATGGTCTGGGAGTTCGCCAACGGCCGAGGCCTACAACGGTCTGCCCAATCTGCGTCTTCAACGCGCCAGTCAGCCTCTGGCCCTGACCCCCACCACGACCACCCCCTTTAACCAAGGAAGCTGGAGCGGCCAAGTCACGCTCCAGGCGGCAGGTGTGGATGCGCAACTTGTGGTGACGGACACCGTCGATAGCGCCGTCACCTCCAGCTCTTCCGCCATAGATGCCATCGCGGTGGAGGCCTTCACCCTGGCCACTGAGCCCACCTTTACCGGGGGCACGAGCAATCAGATCAGTGGGGCGGCGCTCAGCGCAGGCCACCTGTATGAGATTCAGCGCGCCACCCAGCCTAACTTTAACGATGCCGTCTCTAGCGGCCCCCTCAACACGCCGGAGCATCTCTTCACAGGGCTCAGTGACGGTAAGCTCTACTACTACCGAGGTCGGGGCGTGAAAGAGGGTGCCTCAGGCCAATGGTCAGTGGTCGAGCGTTCCACTCAGGATGCCACTGCGCCCTTGTTTAACTTTGAGCGTGCGAGCGACGGCATCACCCTGCTCAGCAGCCTCGACCTCATCGGCAGCACCACCGATGCCACCAGTGGCGTTGCCAGTCTAGAGATCAATGGCACCCCCTTCACACCAGGTGCCTTTACCACTCCGCTGACTCTGACGGATGGGCTCAATAACGTCACCCTCACCGCTACGGATAACGCCACCCCACCGAACACCCGCAGCATCACCTGGACCGTCACCCGCATTCCAGATCTGGATCTCGATGCCGATGCCAATGGCCTCTCTGGTCTGCTGGAATATGCCTTCCATGCAAATTCCTCTTCGGCCTCCGCGTTACCGACGCTCAGCACGGCTTTGCATCCCGAGACTCATAGGGCGCACCTCATTCTTCGCTACCGCCGCCTCATTACCCCACCCTCGAATCTAGTCTATGACATTGAGACGAGCTCAGGACTGGAGGATTGGGTTCTGGCGGACTCTACCACAGCGGAAGTGCTCTCCACCACGCCCACGGGCGATGGTTTTACGGAGTTAGTGACGGTGCGTATCAACCCTTCCTTGGAAGGCCAAATTCGAAGATTCGCACGCCTCAATGTTCGCACTTTGACCCCATAA
- a CDS encoding rhodanese-like domain-containing protein, whose translation MTTPQDLLQLTPDTTLAQVLKGYPGAQRALFGRYHIGGCQSCAFSPTETLAQLCARNDNLPVSEVIQHIQDSHEGDVSLQISPADFASLRKETPDLKVLDARTREEHEAVHISGSLLMTQEVVQDAFSNWDKNAPLVLYDHTGSRSLDAVAYFIGHGFTQAKCLTGGIDAYSREIDPSLPRYHIEMEA comes from the coding sequence ATGACCACTCCGCAGGATCTTCTACAACTTACTCCAGACACCACCTTGGCCCAGGTGTTGAAAGGCTACCCGGGGGCTCAAAGAGCGCTTTTTGGACGTTATCACATCGGTGGCTGCCAGAGCTGTGCTTTTAGCCCGACGGAAACATTAGCCCAACTCTGTGCCCGTAATGATAATCTTCCGGTATCAGAAGTCATTCAGCACATCCAAGACAGCCATGAAGGCGATGTGAGCCTGCAGATCTCCCCGGCTGACTTTGCTTCCTTGCGCAAGGAGACCCCTGACCTCAAGGTCCTAGATGCCCGTACACGGGAGGAACACGAAGCGGTGCACATCTCGGGTTCCCTCTTGATGACCCAGGAAGTGGTTCAGGATGCCTTTTCCAATTGGGATAAAAACGCTCCCCTTGTGCTCTATGATCACACAGGCTCTCGTTCTCTAGATGCCGTCGCTTATTTTATCGGGCATGGCTTCACCCAAGCGAAATGCCTAACTGGTGGCATCGACGCCTACAGCCGAGAGATTGATCCCAGCCTGCCTCGCTATCACATCGAAATGGAGGCTTAA
- a CDS encoding MMPL family transporter, with amino-acid sequence MRALFSKPWVLALFLLLLVVAGFMRLRLETDILGTLPEDLPEVKALRLLRDGFSGGSDLLIAMQAEDDALAEDAMTTLAERLEKRTDLVKEVRWAQPMEQQAQSGAALMAWALQNTDPAQLKAVRERLTGDGAKAKLQQSLQTVAGSLDAEKVQRASYDPLGLLDSLDASAMSALEGSMFGLVSEDGLFRLLLVTPAQSVSNYKSAAAWLDQMKAEIAQWRQDQDPENKLILRYTGEPAFQSEIGAGIEKDMSNTVGLTEVLIAVLFWVMFRRLKPLLWIQGLLMLSMILTLGAGGLLVGKLSIMSLGFAAIVLGIIVDYAVLIIQESRQHPHLDSKGLRKLAAPGIVAGACTTSTVFLSLLFSGLPGLSELGLLVAVGVLVGLGVMLTFAPKFAAGKQPPNTVVEPSGQPAKHGLAIVATLLLFGGMAGIFAVKGLPKFQTSAETLRPSNSEAMDTLQWVQDRLGQLNEASLPVLITGPTEELRARTQKLADKLAAAVKDGTLVRQAMPTLLIGDPAAQQDNREFIQWLLAERPRLEKEIDAAGFADAAAALLRSVCSVWEPALKGPWPQDETTAAAGSVLSRLLATGERAVKGGMQPGQAVALASVSVTGKPGLPDRDKLAAVQALLTPDTGAWVAGWETLGRALSTLVQHDLNQQLLPIMGIIAFTLLVTFRSVKDLLLSILLLGGGLGALAATMSLLEQGWNLASLAAIPLLLGTGIDYGIHLLLALKRSGNDIRHVQATTGKAVFFSGMTTVIGFASLFFAGNRGISSLGLACCVGTLWILLIVLWLVPHWRAWLRAK; translated from the coding sequence ATGCGCGCGCTTTTTTCTAAACCCTGGGTTCTAGCTCTCTTTCTCCTGCTGCTCGTCGTCGCAGGTTTCATGCGTCTGCGTCTGGAGACGGATATTCTGGGCACGCTGCCAGAGGATCTGCCCGAGGTGAAGGCCCTGCGGCTGCTGCGGGATGGTTTCTCGGGCGGGAGCGATCTGCTCATCGCTATGCAGGCGGAGGATGATGCCCTGGCGGAAGACGCCATGACCACCTTGGCGGAGCGGCTGGAGAAACGCACCGATCTGGTGAAGGAAGTGCGCTGGGCGCAGCCCATGGAGCAGCAGGCGCAATCCGGGGCGGCGCTCATGGCCTGGGCCCTGCAAAACACCGACCCGGCGCAGCTCAAAGCCGTGCGCGAGCGACTGACGGGCGATGGGGCGAAGGCCAAGCTGCAACAGTCTCTACAAACCGTGGCAGGCTCGCTGGATGCCGAGAAGGTGCAGCGTGCGTCCTACGATCCCCTGGGCCTGCTGGACAGTCTGGATGCCTCCGCCATGAGTGCCCTGGAGGGGTCCATGTTTGGCTTGGTCTCCGAGGATGGTCTCTTCCGCCTGCTGCTGGTGACGCCCGCTCAGAGTGTGAGCAATTACAAGTCTGCCGCGGCTTGGCTGGATCAAATGAAAGCCGAGATCGCTCAATGGCGTCAGGATCAAGACCCGGAGAATAAACTCATCCTTCGTTATACCGGCGAGCCTGCGTTTCAATCGGAGATCGGCGCAGGCATTGAGAAAGACATGTCGAATACGGTGGGTCTGACGGAGGTGCTCATTGCCGTCTTGTTCTGGGTCATGTTCCGCCGCCTGAAACCACTGCTGTGGATTCAGGGACTGCTGATGCTCAGCATGATCTTGACGCTCGGCGCGGGCGGCTTGCTGGTGGGTAAACTCTCCATCATGAGCCTGGGTTTCGCAGCCATCGTGCTCGGCATCATTGTGGACTACGCCGTGCTCATCATTCAGGAGTCGCGGCAGCATCCGCATCTGGATTCCAAGGGGCTTAGAAAACTGGCGGCACCTGGCATTGTCGCAGGTGCCTGCACCACCTCCACGGTGTTCCTCTCGCTCCTTTTCAGCGGGCTGCCGGGCCTGTCCGAACTGGGCTTGCTCGTGGCCGTTGGTGTGCTGGTGGGATTGGGCGTGATGCTTACTTTTGCGCCCAAGTTTGCCGCCGGTAAACAGCCGCCCAACACGGTGGTGGAGCCCTCCGGTCAGCCTGCCAAGCATGGGCTGGCCATCGTGGCCACCTTGCTTCTCTTCGGGGGTATGGCAGGCATCTTTGCGGTGAAGGGGTTGCCCAAATTTCAAACCAGTGCTGAGACTCTGAGACCCTCCAACAGCGAAGCCATGGATACCCTGCAATGGGTGCAGGATCGCTTGGGACAACTCAATGAAGCCAGCCTGCCGGTGCTGATCACCGGGCCGACCGAAGAACTGCGTGCTCGCACGCAGAAGCTGGCGGACAAGTTGGCCGCTGCGGTGAAGGATGGCACGCTGGTGCGTCAGGCCATGCCCACGCTGCTCATCGGAGATCCAGCCGCCCAGCAGGACAATCGTGAGTTCATCCAGTGGTTGCTGGCGGAGCGTCCGCGTCTGGAGAAAGAGATCGATGCTGCAGGCTTTGCCGATGCCGCTGCCGCCCTGTTGCGCAGTGTCTGCAGTGTCTGGGAGCCTGCTTTGAAAGGCCCCTGGCCACAGGATGAAACCACCGCCGCTGCAGGCTCTGTGTTGAGCCGACTGCTGGCCACGGGTGAACGTGCGGTCAAAGGTGGTATGCAGCCCGGGCAAGCCGTAGCGCTGGCTTCGGTGAGTGTCACGGGTAAGCCCGGTCTGCCGGATCGCGATAAATTGGCGGCTGTGCAGGCCCTGCTGACCCCGGATACTGGAGCCTGGGTGGCTGGCTGGGAGACATTGGGTCGTGCGCTCTCCACACTGGTGCAGCATGATTTGAATCAGCAACTGCTACCCATCATGGGCATCATCGCCTTCACTCTTTTGGTGACCTTCCGCAGTGTGAAGGATCTCTTGTTATCCATTTTGTTGTTAGGTGGAGGCCTCGGTGCTCTGGCCGCGACGATGAGCTTGCTGGAGCAGGGATGGAACCTCGCCAGCCTTGCGGCGATCCCTCTCCTGCTAGGCACTGGCATTGACTATGGCATTCACCTGCTGCTGGCCTTGAAACGATCTGGCAATGACATCCGTCATGTGCAGGCTACCACTGGGAAGGCCGTTTTCTTCTCTGGCATGACCACCGTCATCGGCTTCGCCAGCCTGTTCTTTGCAGGGAATCGGGGCATCTCCAGCCTGGGCCTCGCTTGCTGCGTGGGCACATTGTGGATCCTGCTCATTGTGCTCTGGCTGGTGCCGCACTGGCGCGCCTGGCTGCGGGCAAAATAG